One segment of Sesamum indicum cultivar Zhongzhi No. 13 linkage group LG4, S_indicum_v1.0, whole genome shotgun sequence DNA contains the following:
- the LOC105159687 gene encoding late embryogenesis abundant protein 46-like, translating into MQSMKETVSNVTASAKSGVAKTKATIQEKVDKMGAHSPTEKAMATERKEQRIFQADLNKVEAVEENATATHAATAADDHSHPATGGTDHPATSR; encoded by the exons ATGCAGTCGATGAAGGAAACTGTCTCAAATGTGACCGCCTCCGCCAAATCAGGCGTGGCCAAAACCAAAGCCACCATTCAAGAAAAG GTGGACAAAATGGGTGCACACAGTCCCACAGAAAAGGCTATGGCAACTGAGAGGAAGGAGCAGAGGATTTTCCAAGCAGACCTCAACAAGGTGGAGGCCGTCGAGGAGAACGCAACCGCCACCCATGCCGCCACCGCGGCCGACGACCACTCTCACCCTGCCACTGGCGGGACCGATCATCCTGCCACCTCCCGCTAG
- the LOC105159688 gene encoding zinc finger CCCH domain-containing protein 14 isoform X2: protein MDTRKRGRAEFGVNAHGGFKKSKPEIDSLSSGIGSKSKPCTKFFSMAGCPFGENCHFLHYFPGGYNAVAQMMNLTPVVPPPIQNGSTPATVKTKLCNKYSRTEGCKYHDKFHFAHGEWELGKPIIQAQEDPRAIGAIPGCFAARAEPPVPGPAGSFGASATAKISVDASLAGAIIGKGGVNSKQISRQTGAKLAIREHETDPNLRNIELEGTFEQIKQASTMVRELIVSIGSVGGPGKAIGRPGGHAAPGKAIGGHGGHAAPGSNFKTKLCENFSKGSCTFGDRCHFAHGAAELRKTGI from the exons ATGGACACTCGCAAGAGAGGCAGAGCTGAATTCGGTGTCAATGCTCATGGCGGTTTTAAGAAATCTAAGCCAG AAATCGACTCCTTATCAAGTGGTATAGGCAGCAAATCGAAGCCATGCACGAAGTTTTTCAG CATGGCTGGTTGTCCATTTGGTGAGAATTGCCACTTTCTTCACTATTTTCCTGGTGGCTATAATGCTGTGGCCCAGATGATGAATCTGACACCTG TAGTGCCGCCGCCAATCCAGAATGGTTCAACTCCAGCTACTGTTAAAACCAAACTATGCAACAAATACAGCAGGACAGAAGGTTGCAAATACCATGATAAATTCCACTTTGCTCATGGGGAGTGGGAGCTTGGCAAACCTATCATACAAGCTCAGGAGGATCCTCGTGCCATTGGAGCTATTCCTGGCTGCTTTGCTGCTCGAGCAGAGCCACCTGTACCAGGACCTGCAGGCAGTTTTGGTGCCTCAGCTACTGCCAAGATCAGTGTGGATGCTTCCCTAGCTGGTGCCATCATTGGGAAAGGCGGAGTGAATTCCAAGCAGATAAGCCGGCAAACGGGAGCCAAGCTAGCCATCCGAGAGCACGAGACAGATCCAAACCTTAGAAACATTGAGCTCGAGGGTACATTTGAACAAATTAAGCAAGCAAGTACAATGGTGAGAGAACTGATTGTTAGTATTGGCTCAGTTGGTGGCCCAGGGAAGGCCATTGGACGCCCTGGAGGTCATGCTGCCCCAGGGAAGGCCATTGGAGGCCATGGAGGTCATGCTGCCCCAGGGAGCAACTTCAAGACCAAGCTTTGTGAGAACTTCTCCAAAGGGTCCTGCACATTCGGAGATAGGTGCCATTTTGCCCACGGGGCAGCTGAGCTACGCAAAACAGGGATTTAA
- the LOC105159688 gene encoding zinc finger CCCH domain-containing protein 52 isoform X1 codes for MDTRKRGRAEFGVNAHGGFKKSKPEIDSLSSGIGSKSKPCTKFFSMAGCPFGENCHFLHYFPGGYNAVAQMMNLTPGPATLGKPIIQAQEDPRAIGAIPGCFAARAEPPVPGPAGSFGASATAKISVDASLAGAIIGKGGVNSKQISRQTGAKLAIREHETDPNLRNIELEGTFEQIKQASTMVRELIVSIGSVGGPGKAIGRPGGHAAPGKAIGGHGGHAAPGSNFKTKLCENFSKGSCTFGDRCHFAHGAAELRKTGI; via the exons ATGGACACTCGCAAGAGAGGCAGAGCTGAATTCGGTGTCAATGCTCATGGCGGTTTTAAGAAATCTAAGCCAG AAATCGACTCCTTATCAAGTGGTATAGGCAGCAAATCGAAGCCATGCACGAAGTTTTTCAG CATGGCTGGTTGTCCATTTGGTGAGAATTGCCACTTTCTTCACTATTTTCCTGGTGGCTATAATGCTGTGGCCCAGATGATGAATCTGACACCTGGTCCTGCCACT CTTGGCAAACCTATCATACAAGCTCAGGAGGATCCTCGTGCCATTGGAGCTATTCCTGGCTGCTTTGCTGCTCGAGCAGAGCCACCTGTACCAGGACCTGCAGGCAGTTTTGGTGCCTCAGCTACTGCCAAGATCAGTGTGGATGCTTCCCTAGCTGGTGCCATCATTGGGAAAGGCGGAGTGAATTCCAAGCAGATAAGCCGGCAAACGGGAGCCAAGCTAGCCATCCGAGAGCACGAGACAGATCCAAACCTTAGAAACATTGAGCTCGAGGGTACATTTGAACAAATTAAGCAAGCAAGTACAATGGTGAGAGAACTGATTGTTAGTATTGGCTCAGTTGGTGGCCCAGGGAAGGCCATTGGACGCCCTGGAGGTCATGCTGCCCCAGGGAAGGCCATTGGAGGCCATGGAGGTCATGCTGCCCCAGGGAGCAACTTCAAGACCAAGCTTTGTGAGAACTTCTCCAAAGGGTCCTGCACATTCGGAGATAGGTGCCATTTTGCCCACGGGGCAGCTGAGCTACGCAAAACAGGGATTTAA
- the LOC105159689 gene encoding enoyl-[acyl-carrier-protein] reductase [NADH] 1, chloroplastic, whose amino-acid sequence MAAITSPGTQIVAPKSCIPASHGFSRSRITYFGNKKKGSSWTKLRSLSFMSATQSFSKTYGSKLLKSQRHVIKAVAGEGDKQPLPGLPIDLRGKRAFIAGIADDNGYGWAIAKSLAAAGAEILVGTWVPALNIFETSLRRGKFDESRVLPDGSLMEITRVYPLDAVYDSLGDVPEDVKTNKRYSGSSNWTVKEVAESVKQDFGSIDILVHSLANGPEVSKPLLETSRNGYLAAVSASSYSFVSLLRHFLPIMNPGGATISLTYIASEKIIPGYGGGMSSAKSALESDTRVLAFEAGRRHNIRVNTISAGPLRSRAAKAIGFIDMMIDYSLENAPLQKELTADEVGNAAAFLASPLASAITGAVVYVDNGLNAMGVGVDSPVFRDLDIPKANKS is encoded by the exons ATGGCTGCAATAACAAGTCCTGGCACACAAATTGTAGCACCAAAGTCTTGTATTCCTGCATCTCATGGATTTTCCAGATCAAGAATCACATACTTTGGCAACAAAAAGAAAGGCTCGTCTTGGACAAAGCTCAGGAGCTTGTCTTTCATGTCAGCTACACAGTCATTTTCCAAAACCTATGGCTCCAAGTTGTTAAAATCTCAAAGGCATGTAATAAAAGCAGTGGCAGGAGAAGGTGATAAGCAGCCTTTGCCAGGATTACCCATTGATTTGAGAG GCAAGAGGGCATTTATTGCTGGTATAGCTGATGATAATGGTTATGGATGGGCAATAGCAAAGTCTCTTGCAGCTGCTGGTGCTGAAATTCTCGTTGGTACATGGGTGCCT GcactaaatatttttgagaCAAGCCTACGTCGTGGAAAGTTTGATGAATCACGAGT GTTGCCAGATGGTTCTTTGATGGAAATTACCAGAGTCTACCCATTGGATGCCGTCTATGACTCTCTTGGGGATGTTCCTGAAGAT GTCAAAACAAATAAACGTTATTCCGGGTCTTCAAATTGGACTGTGAAG GAAGTTGCTGAATCAGTGAAACAGGATTTTGGCAGTATCGATATTCTTGTGCACTCACTTGCCAATGGTCCAGAG GTTAGTAAGCCTCTTCTGGAGACATCCAGAAATGGTTATCTAGCAGCTGTCTCTGCATCaagttattcttttgtttctcttctcAGGCATTTCCTTCCCATCATGAATCCAG GCGGTGCTACAATTTCTCTGACATACATTGCATCAGAGAAAATCATACCAGG ATATGGTGGTGGCATGAGTTCCGCAAAGTCTGCTCTGGAGAGTGATACAAGG GTGCTAGCTTTTGAAGCTGGAAGAAGACACAACATTAGAGTTAACACCATATCTGCAG GCCCATTGAGGAGTCGTGCTGCAAAAGCTATTGGTTTTATAGATATGATGATCGATTATTCACTGGAGAATGCACCCTTGCAGAAGGAACTAACAGCTG ATGAGGTTGGCAATGCTGCTGCTTTTCTGGCATCCCCATTGGCTTCAGCCATCACTGGTGCTGTCGTTTATGTGGACAATGGTCTTAATGCAATGGGAGTTGGGGTTGATAGCCCAGTATTCCGGGATCTTGATATTCCAAAAGCCAACAAAAGCTAG
- the LOC105159691 gene encoding non-structural maintenance of chromosomes element 4 homolog A, producing MVRTVKKEIINASSRVSRSRAQNINEAQGTTDGSRVEDSAVERRVLRSKYLRFKNRITDERDDISQVDSDKFKSMIEEVDSLHQLVQKPREQVADAEALFDITNTLVTSVKAYNNEGVTPSDFVSCLLRDFGQLGGPSSSQDEARSLIRWKDIGQVVSHVFRSSPGCCTMVGPMNTELKQRKNVVHKKRVKPTENARPEELDETANQEKTDTDKNMATMFDILRRNRKVKLENLILNRKSFAQTVENLFALSFLIKDGRAEISIDESGCHLVSPRNAPSANAILSGEATYTHFIFRFDFSDWKLMLTSVVVGEELMPHRIEVNEAHNAQPDSEPEDQAVVPTTPIRKLCRNRGLVMQEQAVVEDSPESGDAAAARTAAIRKGKRKLR from the exons ATGGTTCGAACGGTAAAAAAGGAGATAATTAACGCTAGCAGTCGGGTTTCTCGAAGCCGTGCGCAGAACATCAATGAAGCTCAAGGTACAACAGATGGCAGCAGAGTTGAGGACAGTGCTGTCGAGCGCAGGGTTCTTCGGTCGAAATACCTCAGATTTAAGAATCGGATTACCG ATGAGAGAGATGATATATCACAGGTTGATTCAGATAAGTTCAAATCAATGATTGAAGAAGTGGATAGCTTGCATCAGCTAG TGCAAAAGCCTCGGGAACAGGTAGCAGATGCTGAAGCCCTGTTTGACATTACAAACACATTGGTGACCTCTGTCAAAGCATATAACAATGAAGGTGTGACCCCATCAGATTTTGTGAGTTGTCTTCTTAGGGATTTTGGGCAACTAGGTGGACCAAGCAGTAGCCAAGATGAGGCTCGGAGTTTGATACGCTGGAAAGACATTGGACAAGTGGTCTCTCATGTTTTCAGGAGTTCTCCTGGTTGTTGTACGAT GGTTGGGCCTATGAACACTGAACTCAAGCAGCGTAAGAATGTAGTTCATAAAAAGCGTGTGAAGCCAACAGAAAATGCCCGCCCAGAAGAG CTTGATGAAACTGCTAATCAGGAAAAGACAGACACTGATAAGAATATGGCCACTATGTTTGATATTCTGAGGAGGAACCGCAAGGTCAAGCTTGaaaatctaatattaaatCGGAAATCATTTGCACAGACAGTGGAAAATTTATTTGCTCTATCTTTTCTAATAAAAGATGGTCGTGCTGAGATATCCATAGACGAATCTGGATGTCATTTAGTTT CCCCAAGGAATGCTCCTAGTGCCAATGCAATTCTATCTGGGGAGGCCACTTACACCCATTTCATATTCCGATTCGACTTTAGTGACTGGAAG TTAATGTTGACTTCTGTTGTGGTTGGAGAGGAACTAATGCCGCATAGAATTGAGGTGAATGAAGCACATAATGCTCAACCAGATTCAGAGCCCGAAGATCAAGCAGTAGTACCTACAACACCTATAAGGAAATTGTGCAGGAACCGAGGTTTGGTTATGCAGGAACAGGCCGTAGTTGAGGATTCTCCTGAAAGTGGTGATGCAGCTGCCGCTAGGACTGCTGCGATACGGAAggggaaaagaaaactaaGGTGA